From the Gossypium hirsutum isolate 1008001.06 chromosome A02, Gossypium_hirsutum_v2.1, whole genome shotgun sequence genome, the window cggatgtgcattgattatcgccagttgaacaaactgacgattaagaataagtatccactgccaaggattgacgatctattcgaccagcttagaggagcttctgtattttccaagatcaaccttcgatctggatatcatcagttaagggtcaaggaggcaaaTATCCAAAAGATGACATTCAGGACTCAGTATGATCATTaagagtttctggttatgccatttggactaacgaatgctcctacagtgtttatggatctgatgaatcgtgtgttccaaccatttttggatcagttcgtagtcgtctttattgacgatatcctggtatattctgaaactgaaacgaaacatgatgagcatctccgtatagtgctgtaagtattaagggagaaggaactctttgcgaagttcagcaagtgtgaattttggttgaggaaggtaaccttcttaggacatatggtctctgctgaggggattaaggtggaccctcagaaaattgaagcgattttggagtggacgccgcctaggtcagtgtcagaaatacggagttttctaggactggcaggatactacagaaggtttgtggaaggtttttctgtgatggcagcacctccgacaaaactcataaggaaaggagtactgTTTGTATagactgagaagcagcaggaagcttttgagaagttgaagaaagttctgactgaagcacctgtgttaattcagccggagtctgggaaggattttagtgtgtacagtgacgcatcacacgtgggtttgggctacgtgttaatgcaagagggtaaggtggttgcatatgcatcacgacagcttaagccttaTGAGGTAAACTatttgactcatgatttagagttggcagcagtgatatttgcacttaagatttggagacattacttgtacggagaaaggtgtattatatacactgaccataagagtcttaagtatttattgactcagaaggagctgaaccttaggcaaaggagattgattgagttgcttaaggattatgactgttcgatcgagtatcacccaagcaaggctaatgtggtagccgatgctctaagtcgtagagctatatctgatctgagagcaatgtttgctcgtttgagtctgtatgatgatggaagtctgttggctgagttgcaagtgaggccaacctgggtggatcagattaaggaaaaacagttgaacgatgagtctttggtcgctcgttttcaacaagttaaggaaggggaaacttctgagtttgggagccagaagagacgatgcaacagcaataccctcatctgtttggattaggtaaatttcgaggaagaaatttctttaaggagggtagagttgtaacgccccaattttcgggaattctgtgaatgttggcataggtttaattatgttagtgggcctctagaaagcccaaacttaagatagaacccgacaattttagttaatttttgttccataagaaaatgggggtgaaattatgaaataggacctatgtgaaaatgtttgaaaatgctataggctaaattgaagtggccaaataaataggagtgcaaaataggaggatttgcatgacaaacctcccattttacatgaagtggccagccatcatgttgttgtagacaaaatgtacacttgatatccataatttatggtacaaattgataataggttaggtaaatgttcaatgataataggttaggtaaatattccatgataatgggttaggtaaatgtttcatgataatgggttaggtaaatgtttcatgataagaatttcatgtcttttgtattaaagaattaaatggatgaaatatgaagttttattaaaagaaaaaggggtgaaaagaacaaagttttgtccatctttgttcatcatagctgaaagttagagaagagaaaggagaggagaaagctcttgagtatttggtcattaggaggaggaaaattgaaggtaagttcttggtaccttgcttctattttgaggttcatgagttcttcttgattctaccttaactcttgaagtatattttgatttttagttgtgttgtgagcatttagtcatgaattaaaatgaaagaaatggttgttgtttcatgttcttttgatgaaaaatggaagataggtgaagttgagccaaacaaataagcatgcatgtgccttagatgttaaagggaaaaatcagctaacatgttgtgctttaaaatgatgaaatggagattatacttaagtaaaatcatagatatgtgatgattgattggtgatatacatgtttaaataacatgcatgcaagttatgtgtgaaagagtgatttggtaataaatctgattgggacagcagcagtaacgtgactttggaaaatcaccataaattgtgggagatgagttagaatctgcataaattatgtaattaaagcttaatgagtctagtttcaaatggaataaacgagaacatattttgaattctgtacaatgagaaatttgattcgtaatgaagagtggtcagattagtcaaatagtgaaacatgcgaaactttgagaaaaatctggtattgattggccaaaccaaaaattctgaaaattttatggatataatatatatgagtctattttcagggaaaattaacagcacttgatttggagtttcgtagctgcagttataaataatttagtgactgttgctcaggaagatagcttgcagtgaaattatgattatgtggtaaacattgacaaaaatttgttaatgagttgcttattgatttcttataagcttactatgatctgtaggtgtggttggccgaatgttgtaaggggttaatacgtagtttgtatttgaatagttagattaacgtgttagtaatccaattgtaggcggttcgtgtgtggatctcgtcagcatatcgtcgcaaacaggtgtgtaactgacaccctctcatagactagattggcaaaagccgaaaagccgaaatgccgaaaagtcagtattttgggaatttgcgagtgtgtgaatgctcataaaatagttgggtttgtatatttggtaatctaaagtaataaactgcagtacgcgcgatttcgtacattttgataatttgggcttaatgggccaaagatcgagttcatgggccaacgggcccaattcggtaagtatgcgctgTAAGTGTtttgatagtacgtaaatagttaggatatgcatgaaaaccctgaaagtagctaaattactataatacccctatgtatggaaaattactgttatacccctaggtgcaaaattaccattatacccgtatggttaattttgactgaaaagcatagcgatctgattctgtatgatggatgccatgattatatattttttgcatggggacatgggttatattatggaggaagcgttctggtggctatgccacaaatatctgatctggtggctctgccacatatatctgttctggtggctctgccacgattatctgtatctggggACTCTGTCACATtgtctgttctggcagccatgctgcaaattctgtggtgtgtagcggttgggtgggtcgagcgtctccccacacggtgtaaggttggtacgggggtgtatacggttggatatggttgggtttctgcataaacatgtaatatctgttctgttctgttatgggcctatgggctttattctgaattctgttctgggctaaggccaacttattctgtttctgtgggttgagctgatttagactatggttgggttattttacacactgagtttccccaaactcatcccttttattttcatccacacaggtaatccccaaccatagtgggcttggagctgtgagggaattcggagtggccacccattctgaaagtttgattttcttctagtgaactggacatccttttaattacgtttgaggttttaggcttttaaatgtaataaggccgcttatttattttagatggtttttaatatgtattactaagataggtaatacttattttaactgttgaaattggatagctttagggcgcgttttcaaaaacaacagttgatttcaaaataacacgacaaccagcaaagcttccgcaatgaaagtattttccaaaattaatcacatttcctaaaaatgacttaatcaaatcggtttcctagaaatatccatgacgttaaggtgtggcaatggcagtatgcatgtctaggattggatccgaagggagcttggtacttaagcagtccgatggactcaccacctctttttcggtttcctacctggtgcacagcttccattcactttaacccttaatgaattaatcttttgaacatcaagtacgattttctagacttagaatggaaatttttttttaacgtttttgatgtggcatgccggatccgacCATAACTtttgggccgggtttgaggtgctacaaaaaaattgattttttgtaCTTTGGGAACCCAATAGTCGGCAccaggtttttttttaaatcgtatcaTATTGGTATACAAAAAtaccaatatttaaaaaaaaattggctttGGCCTTGTAATGGCCAGCACCAtagatgtaaaaaaaaaaattggtgctgGCCTGTAGATGGTCGGCACCAGGTACTTTTTTTGTGTCCcaatgcaattttttttacttttgtacaCTGATGGCCGGCaccattaaaattaaaaaaaattggtgctGACCATGTAATGGTTGGCACcggagtaaaataaaaaaaatggtgctAGCCATGTATTGGCCAGCACcagaaatgtaaaaaaaaaaaatttgggtgctggGCACTTATTGGCCGGCACTAgagtaaagaaatttatttttttgggtgCTGGGCACTTATTGGCTTGCACCAGagtaaaaacaaatttaaattttttgggtGCTGGGCACATATTTGCCGGCACTAGAGTACTTTTTTGTGTCCCAATGcaatttttttaactttggtACACTAATGGCCAGCACTAgagatgtaaaaaaaaatttttttttggtgctGGCCATGTAATGGCCGTCACCAAACCCATATATATAGTGGATGGTTGGGGTTCTAATAGTGTAAAtggataagaaaaaaaaatttagaaaggcATCAAAATGAGAGTGTTTTTGCAGTATATCATCAAATGAGTTTTTGTAGTGGATTATAGATGGGAGTTTTTCATAGTGTAAAACCAAATTTCGGGGTTGAATTATATACTGTCATGTCTACCCTAAAGGTTTTGCTATTAAGGGTTGGATGACTTTCTGCGTAATAGATGGCTAATCGAGATGTCCAACGCAGATGGTCATTATCTATGGTGCAATAACATTTACTATGCAACTAGGCTATGGTTGGAACAGGTTGGTAAAGTCTCCATGCAAAGGTATCTCAAGGGACAATGGAAGAAGAAAAGGTCTAGAGCTTTTAGGAAATTATATTTTCCCTTGGTTTATGCAGCtagttttttgtttctttttaattttgctgACCGTTTCAGGTATCCAGTTATCTTTTACTGATGCAACGTAGACTTGATTCAAGTAGAAGACAATTAATTGTGAAGAAACTACTATTGAAAATAATTGTATTTTTTCTTtagaatgtttgtatttttttatatctgtAAATTTAATGTAGTTGTTTAGGATTTAAggattcattttttatatttttgtgtattaatttcttagaatgtttgtattttttttgtatctataaatttaatttagtctGTATTATATgtagtttaaatttaaaattttcgtgTATTAATTTTACCCATATGTTTATAGTTTGTTgggtgtttaaatttaatttagtgcatattatttttgtttgaattttatatttttttgtattaatattttaGAATGTTTGTATTTTATTGTGTCTgtaaatttaatttgtcaatttctATTACTTATTTgtactatattttttaattaaatatttcgaagtcatttattaaaataaataattattttagagaaattaaaataatattaaaaatagaataattataaaataaagtaaatatttacagataaaaattaaaattgtcgtGATCTCGGCGACATCCCCGGCGCTGGCGTGTAACTGTCCAGATGCCTCTGTCGACGATGCCGTTCACCTTGCTGAGGCGTTTGATAATTGCTCGGTCCGGCCTCTGGTGTCCCGTCCGGTATACTTAGAAAAGTAGAATAATCATATATACCATAATCGGGAGTTAATGGGTATTGGGTGACCGGAGGTGCCGATGGAAAAATATCCTCAGTGGTAGGTGTATGTTCTTCGGGACCGAGTTCCAGGTGGTATGAGGACGATCCAGACTGTGTCGAATGTTAAGGCTCCAGGCCGTCACCAAAAATATCCTCGAACGATAGAGGAATTTATTGCTCAGGCTCGGGCTCCGAGTGGTGTGATGATGAGCCGAATGCTTCATATTGGGGCTTGAGATTGAGGTTCGAGGCAATATCAGATTCGATGTTCCTGAATGGTAGAACTCAGTTATAGCGCGGTTGTGCGTTCCTTTGTTGCCATCGGGAAGATTTTGGTTGCGTATCTCTTTGGATTAACATGTAACGACATTGGAATATAAAGGGTTTCCCgtatgccatataccatattgcGTACTTATGCATAGAAGAGAACCCTCCCTCTAAGACATACAAGGGAGGGCGCCTCGAATGTTGATCATTCCACAGAAAGATATACGGTTCATGTTTTTGCGCACAATTTAAAGCGTCCCGACCCGAACCCTTTTTGTCCATTCCGTGGACTTCTGTGATGTCGACGGGAGGGCTCGGTATAAGTTGTGCGCAACTGAACTGCCTCAAAACCTGACCTCCATTATGCCACTCCACCATATAGAAATGAATCAACGACACATTTGACACGAACAGCTGTTGCTGCTCGATAACCCATGATGGTATGAGCGCCACGATATCTTCCTCAACGTATGGCATCCATATAAACGGCATAATATAGACaacacattattattttaattttttcttgtgtaattattgtatttaaaaaagaaagatttggaATCGTATTTTACGCCATCCCTGGAATGAGTCTCTATCATCATATAGTACATAGGTATGGTGAACGATCGCTCGATTCCCGGTACAGTTGCCaatctaaaaaaatgaataaattatcagaTTATTTTTTCCATGCAAAAAAAAAGTATACTATACTATACAATTAAAAAATAGATGGCAAAATTGAACTATATATTTACCTATTAACGAGTGGCCACACATACGATTGGTGGCTCACTGATGCCAGAAATGGCATTCGGTATAATGCCCAAGATTGCAGTAGAAGGTAGTAATCAGCCATTGTTTTCATACGGCTTTATCGCTCGACAAAGCTCGCTGTATAAGCATGCCAACACTGCAAAGCCCCAACTAAATCTTCCAGCAAGCTCGAGATCCTCTAATAAGGGGAGATACATTATTGGGACTTTATTTTGGTTGACGTCCGGCAATAATATCCCACCTATAAGTTGAAGAATGAATGCTCTTGCAGCATAGATAATATTCATCTACGTTGGACTGCTCGGAAGATGctaaaagttttcttttaaccaagtaaattttgtaatagcccaaatttcagtgatGTCGGAAACTGTGGTTCAAGGCCACTAAATCTGGCAAATGagcttgtaaattttattatttaatatttatgagttaaatgtggtttttaaaagatttttgaattagtaaatttgtgtttataaaaattcattaggttaattaattgagaaaaaaagataTCGAGACCTCGGTGTTATAAACCAAgcgataaatatttttataaatatttacagagtgtcaatatggtagtattaaagttttgtcagAAAATGTTAACGTTTCGgttgtcaattaattaaaaaggactaaattgaaaaatatgcaaaacttgctaaagtgattaaatagcttaattgtaaataaaggaggactaaaagggaaaatagaccatATTAAATGGCTGAGGCGGCATGacgtaaaaaaaatcaaagatattCATGTGATTAGggacaaaattagaattaaaataaagtttatatggccaaatgttattttaatagtttctagacattttcttcatcaattttctATCAAAAATAGCCATTGAAGAGGGTTTGAGTTGGTCTTTCATATTTTAGCTTCAAGTAAGTTCaactcttgctttttctttgaaattttatgtttttggacttttacaattaggtccaacttgttatttcattagtttttgattttgttggaagttttggaagataccattgataagtttatatgattttagttattttatgatgaaattgagatgttaATGGATATGTAAAGGTactttattaaagaattttgagTGAAATCTTGATTTAGGGATAAAAGTGTAAAGTGGTtgaatttatggaaaattttgaaatttcatggaATTCAAGGGCTGCTAttgttatatatgaaaatatttaggcttggaataaggaataaattgcatgaatttcattttctgagcctagggacaaaatcgtcATTTATTaaaaggggcaaaatagtaattttgcctaaaatataaattggattaaattgagtatgaattgcattaaattgatgttaaatttactcatatagatccggGTAGCTCAAATATGGAGTTAGAGTGAGGAAAGGACAAAATGTCGAATTAATAGATTTTATGTACACGAACaactatcgaggtaagttcgtgtaacctaACTATGCATGTTAATATGCTTAAATCTAATTGTATGAATGTgatggtatatatatgtgtgtgatgatatataaatcatatatatatattatgaaattaaGGATATTCAATAAAGCCCAATAAATGATAATATCCCATAAATggtaagtcccgattgaataatGATTATCGATGGATAGTGGTGACTTCCCTATATgaaatgaggtcctgcatgtgttgcggaaaggatttagctcggacgagtaatccattgatctcattatggaaaagatttagcctggacgggtaatccgaaataggtctctcgagcatatgtttcaattaggatttagcttggactagtaatcctaattgactggatttagcctggactagtaatctagATTTGACTCTATAGggaattctttttcatataaaggatttagtctggactggtaatccgatAAAGCCCTTAGATTATATGCG encodes:
- the LOC107952503 gene encoding serine/threonine-protein phosphatase 7 long form homolog, which produces MPFIWMPYVEEDIVALIPSWVIEQQQLFVSNVSLIHFYMVEWHNGGQVLRQFSCAQLIPSPPVDITEVHGMDKKGSGRDALNCAQKHEPYIFLWNDQHSRRPPLYVLEGGFSSMHKYAIWYMAYGKPFIFQCRYMLIQRDTQPKSSRWQQRNAQPRYN